The following proteins are encoded in a genomic region of Maribacter hydrothermalis:
- a CDS encoding DUF3857 domain-containing protein → MRILLVLFFLTITQTAVSQEYNFSKIDSALLKNADAVVRLDQMNILVKSSDFMEITSTRAVTVINEKGSKHVSAMAFYDKETAIKNLVAIIYDANGEEIEKFKEKDFKDQTATGEGTLYSDSRVKFLKYTPVDYPYTIVLEKKYTTSDTAFMPRWYFLDGYRISVEKSEFSLSVPVEIKYRFKDNNLESFKIEGTNNTNGVKYSATNLRALESEDFDPEFVDFTPNVQLALNNFHLKGIDGYATSWKEFGSWIYNSLLVDRGELNTATIQKVQQLVKGIEDEKEIIKKVYQFVQDNTRYISVQMGIGGWMPINADEVDRVKYGDCKGLTNYTMSLLKAVGIESFYTIVSADARMKSLDYDFPSLQGNHAFLNVPLENEEIWLECTSQEVPANFLGTFTDNRYVLKVGPNGGEMVKSRHYRPEQSKQTTKAKIQLGESVINAQVEIKSSGIQYNQKYGLANDSKEDIEKYYKNYWDYVNAIQIQSHELINNKDSIVTTEKVNFKTMGYLSKAGDRILFAPNMLNRNAYVPKRDNNRKREVVIKRGYLDEDDFIIELPKGFTVEANLKPTKINNEFGEYEVTVEHLSENKIRYKRRLLMKSGSFPKTSYEDYREFRKTISRVDSSKIVLIKK, encoded by the coding sequence ATGCGCATATTACTAGTATTGTTTTTTTTAACAATAACTCAAACTGCAGTTTCGCAAGAATATAATTTTTCAAAAATAGATTCTGCCCTCTTAAAGAACGCCGATGCTGTTGTTCGTTTAGATCAAATGAATATTCTAGTAAAGTCTTCAGATTTTATGGAGATTACCTCAACCAGAGCAGTCACAGTTATTAATGAAAAAGGATCTAAACATGTAAGTGCAATGGCATTTTATGATAAAGAAACAGCTATAAAAAATCTTGTTGCCATAATCTATGATGCAAATGGCGAAGAAATAGAAAAGTTTAAAGAAAAAGATTTTAAAGATCAAACAGCCACCGGCGAAGGAACCCTATATTCAGATTCTAGGGTAAAATTTCTTAAGTATACTCCCGTTGATTATCCTTATACAATAGTTTTAGAGAAAAAATATACTACCTCAGATACTGCTTTTATGCCGCGTTGGTATTTTTTAGATGGGTATAGAATAAGTGTAGAAAAGAGTGAATTTTCTTTAAGTGTACCGGTGGAAATAAAATATAGGTTTAAAGATAATAACCTAGAATCTTTTAAAATAGAGGGCACTAACAATACCAACGGAGTAAAATATAGTGCAACAAATTTAAGAGCACTTGAATCTGAAGATTTTGACCCTGAGTTTGTAGATTTTACCCCTAATGTACAACTAGCATTAAATAATTTTCATTTGAAAGGCATAGATGGGTACGCTACTTCTTGGAAAGAATTTGGAAGTTGGATTTATAATTCGCTTTTAGTGGATAGGGGAGAACTAAATACTGCAACAATACAAAAAGTACAACAATTAGTAAAGGGGATAGAAGACGAGAAAGAAATAATAAAAAAAGTGTATCAATTTGTACAAGATAATACAAGGTACATAAGTGTTCAAATGGGTATAGGGGGATGGATGCCTATAAATGCTGATGAGGTTGATAGGGTAAAATATGGGGACTGTAAAGGACTAACTAATTACACCATGTCACTATTAAAAGCCGTGGGGATTGAATCATTCTACACTATAGTATCTGCCGATGCACGGATGAAAAGTTTAGATTATGATTTTCCTTCGTTGCAAGGAAATCATGCTTTTTTAAACGTGCCCTTAGAAAATGAAGAAATTTGGTTAGAGTGTACCAGTCAAGAAGTACCAGCTAATTTTTTAGGAACTTTTACTGATAATAGATATGTGCTAAAAGTTGGGCCTAATGGAGGCGAAATGGTAAAGTCTAGACATTATCGGCCAGAACAAAGTAAACAGACAACCAAGGCTAAAATACAATTAGGAGAATCTGTAATAAATGCACAAGTAGAAATAAAGAGCTCAGGTATACAGTATAATCAAAAATATGGGTTGGCAAATGATAGTAAAGAGGATATAGAAAAGTATTATAAAAATTATTGGGACTATGTAAATGCAATTCAAATTCAAAGTCATGAGCTAATTAATAATAAGGATAGTATAGTAACTACTGAAAAAGTAAATTTTAAAACAATGGGCTATTTGTCAAAAGCGGGAGATCGCATTCTATTTGCTCCTAATATGTTAAACAGAAATGCCTATGTGCCAAAAAGAGATAATAACAGAAAGCGCGAAGTTGTTATTAAAAGGGGGTATTTGGATGAAGATGATTTTATAATAGAACTACCAAAAGGGTTTACCGTTGAAGCAAATTTAAAACCTACCAAAATTAATAACGAGTTTGGTGAATATGAAGTTACGGTGGAACACCTTTCTGAAAATAAAATACGTTATAAAAGAAGATTATTGATGAAGTCAGGAAGTTTCCCTAAAACTTCTTATGAAGACTATAGAGAGTTTAGAAAAACCATATCCAGGGTCGACTCATCTAAAATTGTATTAATTAAAAAATAA
- the dtd gene encoding D-aminoacyl-tRNA deacylase, with translation MKVVIQRVSKASVTVDEKQISRITNGVLILLGIEYLDTQEDIDWLSNKIVNLRIFNDEDGVMNNSLLDNKGDAIVVSQFTLHASTKKGNRPSYIKAARPDVSIPLYEAFIKTLESKMGKKVGAGVFGADMKVELLNDGPVTIMIDTKNKD, from the coding sequence ATGAAGGTAGTAATACAACGTGTTTCAAAAGCTAGTGTAACAGTAGATGAAAAGCAAATAAGCAGAATTACTAATGGAGTTCTAATTCTGTTAGGTATAGAATATTTAGATACACAAGAAGATATAGATTGGTTGTCTAACAAGATAGTTAACCTTCGCATTTTTAATGATGAGGATGGAGTAATGAATAATTCACTTTTAGATAATAAAGGTGATGCAATTGTAGTGAGTCAGTTTACGCTACATGCCAGTACTAAAAAAGGAAATCGCCCCTCCTATATTAAAGCGGCAAGACCAGATGTTTCAATTCCGTTATACGAAGCTTTCATTAAAACATTGGAATCTAAAATGGGTAAAAAAGTTGGCGCGGGTGTATTTGGTGCGGATATGAAGGTAGAATTGTTGAATGATGGACCGGTAACAATAATGATTGATACAAAAAATAAAGATTAA
- the rsgA gene encoding ribosome small subunit-dependent GTPase A → MVGIVYKSTGSWYTVKAENGDFYECRIKGKFRIKGIKSTNPVAVGDRVRFEVETIGDDTIGIINEINTRKNYIIRKSVNLSKQTHIIAANLDQVFLLVTLNNPPTYPVFIDRFLITAEAYEIPVILLFNKVDTYAPEELDEIKFLAALYRKIGYTCIGISAATGKNVDKVKEMMKGKTSMFSGHSGVGKSTLVNTIEPDLDIKTKQISEQHLQGQHTTTFAEMFDLSFNARIIDTPGIKGFGIVDMEKEEIGNYFPEFFKLKQDCKFNNCIHIDEPKCAVKDALETGEIAWSRYNSYLQMVKGEDENYRVDIHDNKK, encoded by the coding sequence ATGGTAGGAATTGTTTATAAATCTACGGGAAGTTGGTACACTGTTAAGGCAGAAAATGGTGATTTCTATGAATGTAGGATAAAAGGAAAGTTTAGAATAAAGGGTATAAAAAGTACAAATCCCGTAGCCGTTGGTGATCGTGTACGCTTTGAGGTTGAGACCATTGGCGATGATACCATCGGTATTATCAATGAAATTAATACTCGTAAAAACTACATTATTCGTAAGTCTGTGAATCTTTCTAAACAGACCCATATCATTGCTGCTAATTTAGATCAAGTTTTTTTATTGGTTACGTTAAATAATCCGCCTACTTACCCAGTTTTTATAGATCGTTTTTTAATTACTGCCGAAGCATATGAAATTCCTGTAATCCTATTGTTTAATAAAGTGGACACATATGCGCCAGAAGAATTAGATGAAATTAAATTCTTGGCAGCGCTATATCGTAAAATTGGGTATACCTGTATTGGTATATCTGCCGCGACGGGTAAAAATGTTGATAAAGTCAAAGAAATGATGAAGGGTAAAACCTCTATGTTTTCTGGTCATTCAGGAGTTGGTAAATCAACATTGGTAAATACGATAGAGCCCGATTTAGATATTAAAACCAAACAAATTTCCGAACAACATTTACAAGGGCAACATACCACTACATTTGCCGAAATGTTCGATTTAAGTTTTAACGCCCGTATTATAGATACCCCAGGTATAAAAGGATTTGGCATTGTAGATATGGAAAAGGAGGAAATTGGCAACTATTTTCCGGAATTTTTTAAATTGAAACAAGACTGTAAGTTTAATAATTGTATACATATAGATGAGCCCAAATGTGCGGTAAAAGATGCTTTGGAAACTGGTGAAATTGCTTGGAGCAGGTATAATAGTTATTTGCAGATGGTAAAAGGAGAAGATGAGAATTATAGGGTGGATATACACGACAATAAAAAATGA
- a CDS encoding bifunctional 3-deoxy-7-phosphoheptulonate synthase/chorismate mutase type II produces MENSKQMRTWLDDLKLDHPLVIAGPCSAETEEQVLGIARSLKDTDVNYYRAGIWKPRTRPGNFEGVGALGLKWLQKVKAETGMKTATEVANRAHVELALEHDIDLLWIGARSTVSPFIIQEIADALKGTDKIVLVKNPVNPDLALWLGAVERLATADIKNLGVIHRGFSTYEKTKYRNIPEWQMAIDLQTKFPDLPIINDPSHITGNREMIFDVSQTALDLNFDGLMIETHHDPDNAWSDAAQQVTPAKLVQIMKDLKIRKEGNSEAEYNAKLNNLRANIDILDNQLIETLGKRMKTSDAIGELKKEKNVAVLQSTRWNEILGAMILEGESKGLSEEFVLRMFKAIHQESIRHQEKIVNA; encoded by the coding sequence ATGGAAAATTCAAAACAAATGAGAACATGGTTGGATGATTTAAAGCTAGACCATCCACTAGTAATAGCAGGGCCATGTAGTGCGGAAACAGAAGAACAAGTGTTAGGGATAGCACGTTCTTTAAAAGATACCGATGTAAACTATTACAGGGCTGGTATTTGGAAACCCCGTACTCGCCCAGGAAATTTTGAAGGTGTAGGCGCATTGGGCCTTAAATGGCTTCAAAAGGTAAAAGCAGAAACAGGAATGAAAACAGCTACCGAAGTAGCAAACCGTGCACATGTTGAATTGGCTTTAGAGCATGATATTGATTTATTATGGATTGGAGCAAGATCAACGGTAAGCCCGTTTATCATTCAAGAAATTGCTGATGCATTAAAGGGTACCGATAAAATAGTATTGGTGAAAAATCCTGTAAATCCAGATTTAGCATTATGGTTAGGAGCTGTTGAGCGTTTGGCTACAGCGGATATTAAAAATTTAGGGGTAATTCATAGAGGTTTCTCAACTTACGAGAAAACTAAATATAGAAATATTCCAGAGTGGCAAATGGCGATTGATTTACAAACTAAATTTCCAGATTTACCAATTATCAACGACCCATCGCACATTACAGGAAATAGAGAAATGATTTTTGATGTGTCGCAAACCGCCTTAGATCTTAACTTTGACGGGTTAATGATAGAAACGCACCATGATCCGGATAACGCATGGAGTGATGCTGCACAGCAGGTTACACCGGCAAAATTGGTACAGATAATGAAAGACCTTAAAATTCGAAAAGAAGGTAATAGCGAGGCGGAATACAATGCCAAATTAAACAACCTAAGGGCAAATATTGATATTTTAGATAATCAATTAATTGAGACTTTAGGTAAACGTATGAAAACTTCAGATGCTATTGGTGAACTTAAAAAAGAAAAAAACGTAGCAGTATTGCAAAGTACACGTTGGAACGAAATTTTAGGAGCAATGATTCTTGAAGGTGAAAGCAAAGGATTAAGTGAGGAGTTTGTGCTACGCATGTTCAAAGCTATACACCAAGAGTCTATTAGACACCAAGAAAAAATAGTGAACGCTTAA
- a CDS encoding prephenate dehydrogenase has translation MNLFVIGIGLIGGSLAKDIKSAFDNVNVYGIESNAANLAEALSLGIVDTKATYQDLPLADMVIVSIPVDVMVTELPTILDAVHDDCVVFDVGSTKSLICKVLEGHPKRRNFLACHPIAGTEFSGPSAAINNLFIDKTNIICEVELTAFKLQEKALKVFQTVGMRIRYMNPVAHDKHIAYVSHLSHISAFMLGKTVIEKEKNERDIFDMAGSGFESTVRLAKSSPAMWTPIFKQNKENVVETLEEYIQNLTAFKELLLKDDYEGIYNEMNNTNKIKGILNRNTVKQEIE, from the coding sequence ATGAATTTATTTGTAATCGGTATTGGTTTAATAGGAGGTTCTTTGGCAAAAGATATAAAGTCTGCCTTTGACAATGTCAACGTTTATGGTATAGAATCTAATGCTGCAAATTTAGCCGAGGCACTCTCTTTGGGTATTGTAGATACAAAGGCAACTTATCAAGATTTACCACTGGCGGATATGGTAATTGTAAGTATTCCTGTTGATGTTATGGTGACAGAGTTACCTACAATATTAGATGCTGTACATGACGATTGTGTCGTTTTTGACGTTGGTTCTACCAAGTCTTTGATCTGCAAGGTTTTAGAGGGCCATCCAAAGAGAAGAAACTTTTTAGCATGCCACCCCATTGCCGGAACAGAATTCTCCGGTCCGTCTGCAGCAATTAATAACTTATTCATAGACAAAACGAATATCATTTGTGAAGTGGAGTTAACTGCTTTTAAACTTCAAGAAAAAGCTTTAAAAGTTTTTCAGACCGTTGGTATGCGAATTAGGTATATGAACCCTGTGGCACATGATAAGCATATTGCTTATGTATCTCATTTATCGCACATAAGTGCATTTATGCTCGGTAAAACTGTAATTGAGAAAGAGAAGAACGAACGCGATATTTTTGATATGGCAGGTAGTGGATTTGAAAGTACGGTGCGTTTGGCAAAAAGTTCGCCAGCTATGTGGACACCGATTTTTAAGCAGAATAAAGAGAATGTAGTAGAGACATTAGAAGAGTATATTCAAAATCTTACAGCATTTAAGGAATTGTTGTTAAAAGATGATTATGAGGGTATTTATAATGAAATGAATAATACGAATAAGATTAAAGGAATTTTAAATAGGAATACGGTTAAACAAGAAATAGAATAA
- a CDS encoding pyridoxal phosphate-dependent aminotransferase, translating to MMQTANRLNTIQEYYFSKKLREVRSLMAQGKPIINMGIGSPDLTPSQKVLNAIQEAVMDSGAHQYQNYQGLPQLREAISSFYKNKFDVDTNPENEILPLMGSKEGIMHISLSFLNEGDEVLIPNPGYPTYTSVTNLVGAIPKYYDLTAENGWFPDLEKLAKQDLSKVKVMWLSYPHMPTGATATTDQFVEIVAFAKQHSILLVNDNPYSFVLNEEPASILSIPNAKEVCLELNSLSKTFNMAGWRVGFVLGSEEHINAILKVKSNMDSGMFYGIQKGAIAALESSDDWFVELNKVYSARRELIFQLADALNCTYDRDAVGLFVWAKLPEGSVQSEEFIDNVLYTKDLFITPGTIFGSNGEGYIRFSLCITEEKIKEAIARF from the coding sequence ATGATGCAGACAGCCAATAGGTTGAATACGATACAGGAATACTATTTCTCAAAAAAATTGAGAGAAGTCCGCAGTTTAATGGCGCAAGGTAAGCCTATCATTAATATGGGAATCGGTAGTCCAGATTTGACTCCGTCACAAAAGGTTTTAAATGCAATACAAGAGGCCGTTATGGACTCTGGTGCGCACCAATACCAAAACTACCAAGGTTTACCTCAATTACGAGAAGCCATATCCAGTTTTTATAAGAATAAATTTGATGTTGATACGAATCCTGAGAATGAAATTCTTCCTTTAATGGGTTCAAAGGAAGGCATTATGCATATTAGTCTCTCCTTTTTAAATGAAGGTGATGAGGTTTTGATTCCTAATCCGGGTTACCCAACCTATACCTCAGTGACTAATTTGGTAGGTGCAATACCTAAATATTACGATTTAACTGCTGAGAATGGCTGGTTTCCTGATTTAGAAAAGTTGGCAAAGCAAGATTTATCTAAAGTAAAGGTTATGTGGTTAAGTTATCCGCATATGCCAACAGGTGCTACGGCAACCACAGACCAGTTTGTTGAAATAGTAGCTTTTGCAAAGCAACATAGTATTCTGTTGGTAAATGACAATCCGTACAGTTTTGTCTTAAACGAGGAACCGGCGAGTATTTTAAGCATCCCAAATGCGAAAGAAGTATGTTTAGAATTAAATTCTTTAAGTAAAACCTTTAATATGGCGGGTTGGCGCGTGGGTTTTGTTTTAGGTAGTGAAGAACACATTAATGCAATTTTAAAGGTGAAGAGTAATATGGACTCTGGTATGTTCTACGGAATTCAAAAAGGAGCCATTGCAGCGTTAGAAAGTAGTGATGATTGGTTTGTAGAATTAAATAAAGTATATAGTGCAAGAAGAGAATTAATTTTTCAATTGGCAGATGCACTTAATTGTACGTATGATAGAGATGCTGTAGGCTTATTTGTGTGGGCAAAATTACCAGAAGGTAGTGTACAATCAGAAGAATTTATAGATAACGTATTATATACAAAAGATTTGTTCATTACCCCGGGAACCATATTTGGAAGTAATGGAGAAGGCTATATTCGTTTTTCACTTTGTATTACAGAAGAAAAAATAAAAGAAGCAATTGCAAGATTTTAG
- a CDS encoding prephenate dehydratase — MSLKIAIQGIKGSNHHQVAKDYFGDAIELIECLSFDALVDKLLFKEADQGVMAIENSIAGSIIPNYALVNHNNLHIIGEHYLNIHHNLMVLKGQKIEDITEVSSHPMALLQCKEYFRQYPHIKLVEDVDTAETARRIQDQKLKHVAAIAPNVAAELYGLDIVAGDIQTIKNNATRFIIVKTKNNVLPAADITKASVRFITDHKRGSLAAVLNVMSDCRLNLTKIQSLPVIETPWKYAFFVDVTFTEYADFTKAKSLLNIMSEDFKVLGEYKNVRQ, encoded by the coding sequence GTGAGTTTAAAAATAGCCATACAGGGAATTAAAGGAAGCAATCATCACCAGGTTGCAAAAGATTATTTTGGTGATGCTATTGAGTTGATAGAGTGTCTTTCTTTTGATGCTTTGGTTGACAAATTGCTGTTTAAAGAAGCAGACCAGGGTGTTATGGCTATAGAGAATTCAATTGCCGGATCTATAATACCTAATTATGCATTGGTGAACCATAATAACCTGCATATAATAGGCGAGCATTATTTGAATATTCATCATAATTTAATGGTGCTGAAGGGGCAAAAAATAGAAGATATTACCGAGGTGAGTTCTCACCCAATGGCATTGTTGCAGTGTAAAGAATATTTTAGACAATATCCACATATAAAATTGGTAGAAGATGTGGATACTGCAGAGACTGCTAGAAGAATTCAAGATCAAAAATTAAAACATGTAGCAGCTATTGCACCAAACGTTGCGGCAGAATTATATGGTTTGGACATCGTAGCGGGCGACATACAAACGATTAAAAATAATGCCACTCGTTTTATCATTGTAAAGACAAAAAACAATGTGTTGCCAGCGGCGGATATTACTAAGGCTTCAGTACGGTTCATTACCGACCATAAAAGGGGTAGTTTAGCGGCTGTGCTTAATGTTATGAGCGATTGCCGATTAAATTTGACAAAAATACAGTCGCTGCCGGTAATAGAAACACCATGGAAATATGCATTTTTTGTGGATGTCACTTTTACCGAATATGCGGATTTTACAAAGGCTAAAAGTCTATTGAACATCATGTCAGAAGATTTTAAAGTTTTGGGTGAATATAAAAATGTAAGACAATGA
- a CDS encoding serine hydrolase domain-containing protein produces MNPILKYLKNVFAAKRLLGDDQTLTGLVKADYLLQKVIQENKAPGIAITVLKDGKTIFQKGYGYADLEQEQFVDPRKSIFRIASVSKPIAATALAHMVQEGLIDLDASFYTYLPDYPKKEWDFTIRQLASHTAGIRVYKGKEYGLNEPYSIKQGLQIFKNDPLVFEPGTTYLYNSFDWAMISAAMQEAIGIPFEEYVQEKVLNPLGMTNTYIPEFHPKQSLRKKGSVVNCISKSKEHKHLTTFYSKSISGFRKAIPVDNFYKLAGGGYLSTSEDIAKFGQVFLDKKVGIKEGILNQFLTAQQIDGNSTYYGLGWQVSEDAKGRKFFGHVGNGVGGYSNFFVYPKEQLVFSILVNCTDPKIQAELDSVINCFFS; encoded by the coding sequence ATGAATCCCATTTTAAAATATCTAAAAAATGTATTTGCTGCCAAACGATTGTTGGGAGATGACCAAACCTTAACGGGACTGGTAAAAGCAGATTATTTACTACAAAAAGTTATTCAAGAAAATAAGGCACCCGGAATTGCAATCACTGTTCTGAAAGACGGCAAAACCATTTTTCAAAAAGGATATGGTTACGCAGATTTAGAGCAAGAACAATTTGTAGACCCACGAAAATCGATATTTAGAATAGCTAGTGTGTCTAAACCAATTGCAGCAACAGCTTTGGCTCATATGGTGCAAGAAGGGTTAATTGATTTAGATGCGTCTTTTTATACCTACCTACCAGATTATCCCAAAAAAGAATGGGATTTTACCATTCGCCAATTAGCGAGTCACACCGCAGGTATACGCGTTTATAAAGGCAAAGAATACGGATTAAATGAACCGTATTCCATTAAACAAGGTCTACAAATATTTAAAAATGACCCTTTGGTATTTGAACCGGGTACCACGTATTTGTACAATAGTTTTGATTGGGCAATGATTTCTGCAGCAATGCAAGAGGCAATCGGAATTCCGTTTGAAGAATATGTACAAGAAAAGGTTTTGAATCCGCTGGGAATGACTAATACATACATACCAGAATTTCACCCTAAGCAAAGTTTACGGAAAAAAGGTTCGGTTGTTAATTGTATTTCAAAATCCAAAGAGCATAAGCACTTAACTACATTCTACTCGAAGAGTATATCAGGATTTCGAAAAGCGATACCAGTAGATAATTTTTACAAATTGGCAGGCGGCGGATATTTGTCCACCTCTGAAGATATAGCAAAATTCGGACAGGTATTTTTAGATAAGAAAGTTGGCATTAAAGAAGGAATTTTGAATCAATTTTTAACAGCACAACAAATAGATGGTAATTCTACATATTACGGATTAGGTTGGCAAGTAAGCGAAGATGCAAAAGGGAGAAAGTTCTTTGGGCATGTTGGTAACGGAGTAGGAGGGTATTCTAATTTTTTTGTCTACCCAAAAGAGCAGCTTGTTTTTTCAATTCTAGTGAACTGTACTGACCCAAAAATACAGGCAGAATTAGATAGTGTAATCAATTGTTTTTTTTCATGA
- a CDS encoding head GIN domain-containing protein, whose product MSLVLVLLLSSCDSENASDCFQETGVITRQEVSVAEFTAITVFENVTLVIKQGETQKVEIETGENLRNEVAAVVENGRLLLTDTNDCNYVRDYGTTVVYVTTPNLTSIRSSTGFPIQSDGVLAFDNLSLLSESFTDPEAETTDGEFNLDLELVSLSLTVNGIAYFKLRGTAQNFNISIAAGDSRIEAEDLVAERITINHRGSNDVLVNPQESLTGVLRGTGDLQSYNRPATVEVEELYNGRLIFVE is encoded by the coding sequence TTGTCATTAGTTTTAGTACTCTTGTTAAGCTCTTGCGATTCAGAAAATGCATCAGATTGTTTTCAAGAAACAGGTGTAATTACAAGGCAAGAAGTTTCGGTTGCAGAATTTACTGCCATAACAGTTTTTGAAAATGTAACCCTGGTCATTAAACAAGGAGAAACACAAAAGGTTGAAATTGAAACAGGAGAAAATCTTCGTAATGAAGTAGCTGCAGTTGTTGAAAACGGAAGATTATTACTTACTGATACCAACGACTGTAATTACGTACGAGATTATGGAACTACGGTAGTCTATGTTACCACTCCAAATTTAACCAGTATTCGAAGCAGTACAGGGTTTCCTATTCAGAGTGACGGCGTATTGGCTTTTGATAATTTAAGCTTGTTATCGGAAAGTTTTACAGATCCCGAAGCAGAAACAACCGATGGCGAATTTAATCTAGATTTAGAACTAGTTTCATTGAGTTTAACGGTAAATGGGATTGCATATTTCAAGTTAAGGGGAACCGCCCAAAACTTTAATATTAGTATAGCGGCAGGAGATTCTAGAATAGAAGCCGAAGATTTGGTAGCCGAACGGATTACGATAAACCATAGAGGTTCAAATGACGTTTTGGTAAATCCGCAAGAGAGTTTAACCGGTGTTTTAAGGGGAACTGGCGATTTACAAAGTTATAACCGACCAGCAACAGTTGAAGTTGAAGAATTGTATAACGGACGATTGATATTTGTGGAATGA
- a CDS encoding acyloxyacyl hydrolase, translating to MNFKFLSILMLSVSFCFAQETSQRKKYTLDANQFYGSIILHNPDISHLITSHPAGVILSYNRKTYGSEEWEELYNYPDLGYSLIYQNTNNNTLGSTYGLYAHYNFYLFKRNIQLRVGQGVAFANNPYDKETNFRNNAYGSDFLSSTYLMFNYHKESIVKGLGIKAGISIIHYSNANFRAPNTSTNTLAFNAGVVYDLDGGKEIEYIQREKEKVTEPLRYNFALRTGINESDVIDSGQYGFVVLSAYADKRLGRKSAFQLGTDVYFSNFLKELIRYQSIAFPENGVSANDDYKRVGLFVGHELFINKMSIISQLGYYVYYPFDFEGRMYNRMGLKRYFGDKIYGTVTLKSHGAKAEAVEFGIGIRL from the coding sequence ATGAATTTTAAGTTTTTATCCATTTTAATGCTATCGGTAAGTTTCTGTTTTGCGCAAGAAACTTCTCAGAGAAAAAAGTATACCCTAGATGCTAATCAGTTCTACGGGTCTATTATTTTGCATAATCCAGATATATCTCATTTAATAACATCGCATCCTGCGGGCGTAATTTTGAGTTATAACCGTAAAACCTATGGTTCTGAAGAATGGGAGGAATTATATAATTATCCAGATTTAGGATATTCTCTAATTTATCAGAATACGAATAATAATACGTTGGGGAGTACCTACGGGCTATATGCTCATTATAACTTTTATCTTTTTAAGAGAAATATACAATTGCGTGTAGGACAAGGAGTTGCATTCGCTAATAATCCGTACGACAAGGAAACAAACTTTAGAAATAATGCTTACGGTTCTGACTTTTTGAGTTCTACTTATTTAATGTTCAATTATCATAAAGAGAGTATTGTAAAAGGTCTAGGTATTAAAGCAGGTATTTCTATAATACATTATTCAAATGCCAATTTTAGAGCACCCAATACATCAACCAATACGCTGGCGTTTAATGCTGGTGTTGTTTATGATTTGGACGGAGGTAAAGAAATAGAATATATACAAAGAGAAAAAGAAAAAGTGACGGAGCCGTTACGTTATAACTTTGCCTTAAGAACGGGAATAAATGAAAGCGATGTTATCGATTCTGGGCAGTACGGGTTTGTTGTTCTCTCTGCATATGCCGATAAAAGATTAGGAAGAAAAAGTGCTTTTCAATTAGGAACAGATGTGTATTTTTCAAATTTCTTAAAGGAACTCATTCGCTATCAAAGTATTGCTTTTCCAGAAAATGGTGTTTCTGCAAATGACGATTATAAAAGAGTAGGTTTGTTTGTTGGGCATGAATTATTCATTAATAAAATGTCAATTATTTCTCAATTGGGTTATTACGTATATTATCCTTTTGATTTTGAAGGGCGTATGTATAACCGAATGGGTCTAAAACGTTATTTTGGAGATAAAATATATGGTACTGTGACCTTAAAATCTCACGGAGCAAAAGCAGAAGCAGTAGAATTTGGAATTGGAATAAGATTGTAG